One genomic segment of Hordeum vulgare subsp. vulgare chromosome 2H, MorexV3_pseudomolecules_assembly, whole genome shotgun sequence includes these proteins:
- the LOC123431051 gene encoding tryptophan decarboxylase 1-like, translating to MGSLGTNPTSFSAFPDDKAAFEPLNPEDVRAYLHKAVDFISDYYTNVESMPVLPNVKPGYLQDELTASPPTHSAPFDVTMKELRTSVVPGMTHWASPNFFAFFPSTNSAAAIAGDLIASAMNTVGFTWQASPAATEMEVLALDWLAQLLRLPTTFMNRTSTGRGTGGGVILGTTSEAMLVTLVAARDAALRRSGSVGVSDIPRLAVYAADQTHSTFFKACRLAGFDPANIRSISTGPETNYGLDPAKLLEVMQADADAGLVPTYVCATVGTTSSNAVDPVGAVADVAAMFNAWVHVDAAYAGSACICPEFRHHLDGVERVDSISMSPHKWLLTCLDCTCLYVRDAHRLSDSLETNPEYLKNDVTDSGEVTDLKDMQVGVGRRFRGLKLWMVMRTYGTAKLQEHIRSDVAMAKMFEDSVRADNRFEVVVPRNFALVCFRIKARGDMTEEDADEVNRLLMENLNKTGKAYLAHTVVGDRFVLRFAVGSSLQEERHVRSAWDLIKKTTSSIMD from the coding sequence ATGGGCAGCTTGGGCACCAACCCCACGTCCTTCTCCGCCTTCCCCGACGACAAGGCGGCGTTCGAGCCGCTCAACCCCGAAGATGTCCGTGCATACCTTCACAAGGCCGTTGATTTCATCTCCGACTACTACACCAACGTCGAGTCCATGCCCGTTCTTCCTAACGTGAAGCCGGGATACCTGCAAGATGAGCTCACCGCGTCCCCGCCGACACACTCCGCGCCGTTCGACGTCACCATGAAGGAGCTCAGGACATCCGTCGTCCCCGGCATGACGCACTGGGCTAGCCCCAACTTCTTCGCCTTCTTCCCCTCCACCAACAGCGCCGCAGCCATCGCCGGCGACCTCATCGCCTCGGCCATGAACACCGTCGGATTCACGTGGCAAGCCTCGCCTGCAGCCACCGAGATGGAGGTCCTCGCTCTGGACTGGCTTGCGCAGCTCCTGCGCCTGCCCACCACCTTCATGAATCGCACCAGCACTGGTCGTGGCACCGGCGGTGGTGTCATCCTCGGCACAACGAGCGAGGCAATGCTTGTCACGCTAGTTGCCGCCCGTGATGCAGCACTGCGTCGAAGCGGCTCTGTCGGCGTGTCTGACATCCCACGCTTGGCTGTGTATGCTGCCGACCAGACTCACTCCACGTTCTTCAAGGCGTGTCGCCTTGCAGGCTTCGACCCCGCCAACATTCGCTCCATCTCTACTGGGCCGGAAACAAACTATGGGCTCGACCCAGCCAAGCTTCTTGAGGTCATGCAAGCTGATGCCGACGCCGGTCTTGTGCCAACATATGTTTGCGCCACCGTGGGCACCACGTCTTCCAATGCCGTCGACCCGGTGGGCGCCGTTGCCGATGTTGCCGCCATGTTCAATGCGTGGGTCCATGTCGATGCTGCTTACGCTGGCAGCGCGTGTATCTGCCCGGAGTTTCGCCACCATCTCGACGGTGTCGAGCGCGTGGACTCCATTAGCATGAGCCCACACAAATGGCTTCTCACGTGCCTCGACTGTACATGTCTCTATGTCCGTGACGCTCACCGACTGAGCGACTCATTGGAGACCAACCCGGAGTACCTCAAGAACGACGTCACGGATTCCGGTGAGGTCACCGATCTTAAGGACATGCAGGTCGGTGTCGGCCGACGCTTCCGTGGTCTTAAGCTTTGGATGGTCATGCGCACCTACGGTACCGCAAAGCTCCAAGAGCACATCCGTAGTGACGTCGCCATGGCCAAGATGTTTGAAGATTCCGTCCGTGCCGACAACAGGTTTGAAGTGGTCGTGCCGAGGAACTTTGCTCTTGTGTGCTTTAGGATCAAGGCAAGGGGAGACATGACGGAGGAGGATGCCGACGAGGTCAACCGCCTTCTAATGGAGAATCTAAACAAGACTGGCAAGGCTTATCTTGCGCACACCGTGGTCGGTGACAGATTTGTGCTTCGTTTTGCTGTTGGGTCATCGCTGCAGGAGGAGAGGCATGTGAGAAGTGCATGGGACCTCATCAAGAAGACTACCAGCAGTATCATGGATTAA